From Pelagicoccus albus, the proteins below share one genomic window:
- a CDS encoding carbohydrate binding domain-containing protein — translation MSGYFPNSLPKSAIYFISLLLLTAFSAKAENLSSRYDYYLPDDTASLILKGSEIESESEWTFQAFHQGVLLTESTIIAADKEIPLDISSLPMGTSKIEYAFSTDSNVITRGRVDIKRLPNKDHAVQIDRLTGGLIVEGLPFIPFGFYCVPIDDLPEREVTNGFNTIGPYQTNFPQDREERRAYMDRCAALGIKVQYGLNSLVGTGHNGSKGVDLTEEEKLALLKEEVIEFRDHPALLSWYINDEPDGQGRPPEVIETAYQAVKELDPYHPVSVVFMMPSKREDFRHSMDIAMTDPYPIPGKPPEAILETLDAYVDAYRHEKSVWLVPQAFGGQEMWLREPTGRELRLMTYLGLLNGARGIQYYIRSSGNNIPQAVSAWSACSDVAVETAQLTRFLLSTEEPPEVSSSDPRVIVKAYSVDGETVIIAANLDEQPKPLSLKLEGELMDMSAQASLWFENRTLSVDENTLNDYIDGYGTRVYFLSLKTEEEQPELVSNFNLTTNPSFESFASAGVPVGSNLRWIDEEQKDIGSSTFLDPREFKEGLFSLRLTAPKDFGGNRVRLIPIALEKGQSYYVSIWAKGKRQPEMPSFLLDIDPMQQSKRYTLSDQWQEYGFYFTAPKSSTSTVLSFGLETAGVAWFDLVQIVPSPVLSYQLQEPGPSGIVSAQKPQEGHSLRYAINKEPSFNDPIFPADLRLEEAATVNASVFDSTQNPIAHSSIYVPASPAFQKPVSLAQAAHPAYPASGPSTLTDGIMGTTQFRDGRWLGYCGEPLDATIDLGGKKPVTEVIASYLCDPNSGIFLPPSVKVYTSADGKNFTLSGSIQNENGNIRGEPYLVKFEIPIESKKQIRYIRVVAEPFGEIPEGYLFTGTISWLFADEILVR, via the coding sequence ATGTCTGGATACTTTCCGAATTCGCTGCCTAAAAGTGCGATCTACTTCATTTCCCTGCTGTTGCTTACAGCCTTCAGCGCTAAGGCGGAAAACCTAAGCAGCCGGTACGACTACTACCTACCAGACGACACTGCTAGCTTGATTCTAAAGGGATCCGAGATCGAAAGTGAAAGCGAATGGACATTCCAAGCATTCCACCAAGGGGTCCTATTAACCGAATCAACAATCATAGCAGCGGACAAGGAAATCCCCTTGGACATCAGCTCGCTGCCGATGGGCACAAGCAAAATTGAATATGCATTTTCAACGGATTCGAATGTTATCACCCGCGGTCGCGTGGACATCAAACGCTTGCCGAACAAAGATCATGCCGTTCAAATTGACCGCTTAACAGGCGGATTAATCGTAGAGGGACTCCCTTTCATTCCCTTCGGCTTCTACTGCGTGCCAATCGATGACCTGCCGGAGCGCGAGGTCACCAACGGATTCAATACCATCGGCCCCTATCAAACGAATTTCCCCCAAGATCGGGAGGAGAGGCGAGCCTACATGGATCGTTGCGCCGCCCTGGGGATAAAGGTCCAGTACGGACTCAACTCTCTGGTTGGCACCGGCCACAACGGCAGCAAGGGCGTGGATTTGACGGAGGAGGAGAAACTTGCCCTCCTCAAAGAAGAAGTTATCGAATTTCGTGATCACCCCGCCCTTTTGTCATGGTATATCAATGACGAGCCCGACGGACAAGGTCGACCTCCGGAAGTCATTGAGACCGCCTACCAAGCAGTCAAGGAACTCGACCCTTATCACCCGGTTTCCGTTGTATTCATGATGCCTTCCAAGCGGGAGGATTTCCGCCATAGCATGGACATCGCCATGACGGACCCCTACCCAATTCCAGGCAAACCTCCAGAGGCAATCCTAGAAACGCTCGATGCGTACGTGGACGCATACCGGCACGAGAAATCGGTTTGGCTGGTTCCTCAAGCGTTTGGTGGGCAAGAAATGTGGCTAAGAGAACCCACAGGACGGGAGCTCCGACTCATGACCTACCTCGGCCTCCTCAACGGAGCTCGCGGTATCCAGTATTATATACGCAGCAGCGGGAACAACATTCCGCAAGCAGTATCCGCATGGTCCGCTTGCAGCGACGTGGCAGTCGAGACCGCCCAGCTTACCCGTTTCCTCCTATCCACGGAGGAGCCTCCTGAGGTCTCAAGCTCAGATCCCCGCGTTATCGTCAAAGCGTACAGCGTGGATGGAGAAACCGTCATCATAGCCGCTAATCTGGACGAGCAACCGAAGCCACTTTCGCTTAAACTCGAGGGCGAGTTAATGGACATGTCCGCTCAAGCGTCCCTTTGGTTCGAAAATCGAACCTTATCAGTGGACGAGAACACGTTGAATGACTATATCGATGGATACGGAACCAGAGTCTATTTTCTATCGTTGAAAACGGAAGAGGAGCAGCCAGAACTCGTATCCAATTTTAACCTTACCACCAACCCGAGCTTCGAGTCCTTCGCGAGCGCTGGCGTTCCAGTCGGGTCAAATCTACGTTGGATCGACGAAGAGCAAAAGGATATCGGCTCATCCACTTTTCTCGATCCTCGCGAATTCAAAGAGGGACTTTTCAGCCTCCGGCTCACAGCACCAAAAGATTTCGGTGGAAACCGCGTACGCCTCATTCCTATCGCTTTGGAAAAAGGACAATCTTATTACGTTTCGATCTGGGCCAAAGGGAAAAGGCAGCCTGAGATGCCCAGCTTCTTGTTGGACATCGACCCCATGCAGCAGTCCAAACGTTATACCTTGAGCGACCAATGGCAGGAGTACGGCTTCTATTTCACCGCTCCGAAATCATCTACTTCCACGGTCCTCTCTTTTGGACTGGAGACAGCGGGAGTCGCCTGGTTCGACCTCGTACAAATCGTGCCCTCGCCTGTACTCAGTTACCAATTACAGGAACCAGGCCCATCCGGAATTGTGAGCGCTCAAAAGCCCCAAGAGGGGCACAGCTTGCGCTACGCCATCAACAAGGAGCCGAGTTTCAACGATCCAATCTTCCCTGCCGATTTGCGGCTAGAAGAGGCCGCAACGGTAAATGCGAGTGTTTTCGACTCGACGCAGAATCCGATCGCCCATTCCAGCATCTACGTACCAGCCAGCCCTGCGTTTCAAAAGCCAGTTTCGCTAGCCCAAGCAGCCCACCCTGCCTACCCGGCCTCCGGCCCTTCTACTCTCACCGATGGGATCATGGGCACCACTCAGTTCCGTGACGGACGCTGGCTAGGCTACTGTGGAGAACCTTTGGACGCTACCATCGATCTGGGTGGCAAGAAGCCCGTTACAGAAGTGATTGCGAGCTATCTCTGCGATCCCAATAGCGGTATTTTCCTGCCTCCCTCTGTGAAAGTTTACACCTCTGCCGACGGCAAAAACTTCACCCTGAGCGGATCGATCCAAAACGAAAACGGCAATATCCGCGGCGAGCCCTACCTGGTAAAATTCGAAATCCCCATCGAATCCAAAAAGCAGATACGCTATATCAGAGTGGTCGCCGAACCTTTTGGCGAGATACCGGAAGGCTACCTATTCACCGGCACAATATCTTGGCTATTCGCCGACGAGATTCTGGTTCGCTAG
- the alr gene encoding alanine racemase, with amino-acid sequence MSLSPIHVLRRKTWIFALLSLTLGILVCDSAPLLVQETDQSLFEKRIAGSNAWLEVDTQAFDENIKRVKEFLDGRAELCAIMKADAYGNGIVGLLPTVIDNGVKFIGITSNEEARMLRENGFEGRIVRARSASRNEIEEGIEYKIEEIIGSLEQAIQIKELSKSHGVKIPIHLVLNSTGMGRNGLEIGTETGKKEGLKIVRNKYLNIVGMMTHFPRAKIELIQAASEKFAEQTAWLIENSPLERENLTLHAASSFAAQNVPESLFDMVRIGGLLYGRTAPYERLITFKTRIASLHTFPEGSTIGYGGSAILTRDSVLANLPIGYTDGIARSLSNRGYVLINGKRARIVGVTTMNTTMVDVTDLPEVHMNDEVVLYGAQGDDFIDDRENRMHSERTLGEQATMWGASNPRVYF; translated from the coding sequence ATGTCGCTTTCGCCAATACACGTCTTGCGAAGAAAAACTTGGATCTTCGCCCTTCTGTCCCTAACGCTCGGAATACTCGTCTGCGATTCCGCTCCTCTGTTGGTCCAGGAGACTGATCAGAGCTTGTTCGAGAAACGCATCGCCGGCAGCAACGCTTGGCTGGAGGTCGATACTCAAGCCTTCGACGAAAACATTAAGCGGGTGAAAGAGTTTCTCGATGGCCGAGCGGAACTTTGTGCCATTATGAAGGCCGACGCTTACGGAAACGGAATCGTGGGCTTGCTGCCGACCGTCATAGACAACGGGGTAAAGTTCATCGGAATCACTAGCAACGAAGAGGCCCGGATGTTGCGTGAGAACGGTTTTGAAGGGAGAATCGTTCGAGCACGCTCGGCGAGTCGCAATGAGATCGAAGAGGGCATCGAATACAAAATCGAGGAGATCATAGGCAGCCTCGAGCAAGCGATCCAGATTAAGGAATTATCCAAATCCCACGGTGTTAAGATCCCGATCCATCTCGTTTTGAATTCGACTGGCATGGGACGCAACGGCCTAGAAATCGGGACAGAGACCGGCAAAAAAGAGGGGCTCAAAATCGTGCGGAACAAGTATCTGAACATAGTGGGTATGATGACACACTTCCCTCGGGCCAAAATCGAACTGATCCAAGCCGCCAGTGAAAAGTTTGCCGAACAAACCGCCTGGCTGATAGAAAACTCGCCCCTCGAGCGCGAGAATCTCACGCTGCACGCCGCCAGCTCGTTCGCGGCACAAAACGTTCCCGAGTCTCTTTTTGACATGGTTCGAATCGGCGGTCTTCTTTACGGACGCACAGCGCCCTACGAACGGCTTATCACCTTCAAGACTCGTATCGCTTCTCTGCATACATTCCCCGAGGGCAGTACCATAGGCTACGGAGGTTCGGCTATCTTAACTCGCGACTCCGTACTCGCGAATTTGCCAATTGGATACACAGACGGAATTGCAAGATCGCTCAGCAACCGTGGCTACGTCTTAATCAACGGCAAGCGAGCTCGAATCGTCGGCGTAACCACCATGAATACAACCATGGTCGACGTAACCGACCTCCCGGAAGTCCACATGAACGATGAAGTCGTTCTGTACGGCGCTCAAGGCGACGATTTCATCGATGACCGCGAAAACCGTATGCACAGCGAACGCACTCTCGGCGAACAAGCGACCATGTGGGGTGCCTCGAATCCCCGCGTCTATTTCTAG
- a CDS encoding helix-turn-helix domain-containing protein translates to MPWKEVYPMEEKLRFVTLAKTGRFHITDLCQDFGISRKTGHKYIERYDRFGLAGLGEASRRPNCSPNATDTSVERLILKEQRELKGVTHQNSNLGAMESGLCSKSN, encoded by the coding sequence ATGCCCTGGAAAGAAGTGTACCCTATGGAAGAGAAGCTCAGATTCGTGACGCTGGCCAAGACCGGGCGTTTTCATATAACAGACCTTTGCCAGGACTTCGGCATAAGCCGAAAGACCGGGCACAAGTACATCGAACGGTACGACCGGTTCGGTCTTGCTGGACTGGGTGAAGCGAGCCGCCGTCCTAACTGCAGTCCCAACGCCACGGATACGTCCGTGGAGCGGCTGATCCTCAAGGAACAAAGGGAGCTCAAAGGGGTCACTCATCAAAATTCAAATTTAGGGGCAATGGAATCAGGTCTATGCTCAAAATCAAACTAA